Proteins from a single region of Bogoriella caseilytica:
- a CDS encoding metallopeptidase family protein — MTDDPQALIPALPVRHMGRRRDRRGRGLRGPLMPSIMPAWRTRSDRFDDLVLACMERLEDRLTDRLAGVEFGVEEVPPSEPAPWEHRAVPLGRSFPGDRLAGLNDRIVVYRRPLLTRASSEDELEILVRTVLAEQISHLLSIPLEDVDPDL; from the coding sequence GTGACCGATGACCCCCAGGCGCTCATCCCCGCCCTGCCGGTGCGGCACATGGGGCGACGCCGCGACCGCCGGGGCCGAGGACTGCGCGGGCCGCTGATGCCCTCGATCATGCCGGCCTGGCGCACGCGGAGCGATCGCTTCGACGATCTGGTGCTTGCCTGCATGGAGCGCCTGGAGGACCGCTTGACCGATCGGCTCGCGGGTGTGGAGTTCGGGGTGGAGGAGGTTCCGCCCTCGGAGCCCGCTCCGTGGGAGCATCGCGCCGTTCCCTTGGGCCGATCGTTTCCCGGTGATCGCCTGGCGGGGCTCAATGACCGGATCGTGGTGTACCGGCGCCCGTTGCTGACCCGCGCGAGCAGCGAGGACGAACTCGAGATCCTGGTGCGCACGGTGCTGGCCGAGCAGATCTCGCACCTGTTGTCGATCCCGCTCGAGGATGTCGACCCGGATCTCTGA
- a CDS encoding DUF3499 domain-containing protein, translating into MRPVRQCTRAACSRAAVATLTYVYADSTAVLGPLARVAEPHSYDLCDVHAERLTVPRGWDVVRLASDFVPAPPSEDDLLALANAVREASRTPPAQQVPAQRPVGGRPEPVTHHLDEPHLGDGEITRRGHLRVLRGEGDE; encoded by the coding sequence GTGAGACCAGTCCGTCAGTGCACCCGAGCCGCCTGCAGTCGTGCAGCGGTGGCCACGCTGACCTATGTGTACGCGGATTCCACCGCAGTGCTGGGGCCACTTGCTCGCGTGGCCGAACCGCACTCCTACGACCTGTGCGACGTCCACGCCGAACGCCTGACCGTGCCGCGCGGCTGGGATGTAGTGCGCCTGGCCAGCGACTTCGTGCCCGCACCGCCGTCGGAGGACGATTTGCTCGCCCTGGCGAACGCCGTCCGCGAGGCCTCACGCACGCCCCCGGCCCAGCAGGTGCCGGCGCAGCGGCCGGTGGGCGGTCGGCCCGAGCCGGTCACTCACCATCTGGACGAACCCCACCTCGGCGACGGGGAGATCACCCGCCGCGGGCACCTGCGCGTGTTGCGCGGAGAGGGAGACGAATGA
- a CDS encoding glycine betaine ABC transporter substrate-binding protein, with protein MRDTRLTSRRLPVAVAATAALALTLAACGDNGDNGADPEEPGTENGDENGDDPADESDDDAAGDGGTITLGYLPSWTDGLSMAYLLDYHLTEAGYDVVHEEFTEAGVLYTALASGDVDIYPSAWLPLTHGSYMESYEGDVEDLGMFYEGAVLTLAVPEYSDIDSITDLPDHVDALGGQIVGIEPGAGHMEVTADTVFPTYGLDEAGFDLAESSTSVMLTELEQAMNAEEDIVVTLWRPFWAYAEFDVKDLDDPEGALGDPEGLHFIANSEFSAEFPDVADWLGGLTLDDDTYGALEGAVAVDHEDDPAAGVQQFQDENPDAVPSID; from the coding sequence ATGCGAGACACCCGACTGACATCACGACGCCTCCCGGTCGCCGTGGCCGCCACCGCAGCGCTGGCCCTGACCCTCGCCGCTTGCGGCGACAACGGCGACAACGGCGCCGACCCGGAAGAGCCGGGCACGGAGAACGGCGACGAGAACGGCGACGACCCGGCGGATGAGTCCGATGACGATGCTGCCGGCGACGGCGGCACCATCACCCTGGGCTACCTGCCCTCGTGGACCGACGGCCTCTCCATGGCCTACCTGCTCGACTACCACCTGACCGAGGCCGGGTACGACGTGGTGCACGAGGAGTTCACCGAGGCCGGCGTGCTCTACACCGCCCTCGCCAGCGGCGATGTCGACATCTACCCCTCCGCCTGGCTGCCGCTCACCCACGGCAGCTACATGGAGAGCTACGAGGGCGATGTCGAGGACCTCGGCATGTTCTACGAGGGCGCGGTGCTCACCCTCGCTGTGCCGGAGTACAGCGACATCGACTCCATCACCGACCTGCCCGACCACGTCGACGCACTCGGTGGCCAGATCGTCGGCATCGAGCCCGGCGCCGGTCACATGGAGGTCACCGCCGACACGGTCTTCCCCACCTACGGGCTCGACGAGGCCGGCTTCGACCTGGCCGAGTCCTCGACCTCGGTGATGCTCACCGAGCTCGAGCAGGCGATGAACGCCGAAGAGGACATCGTGGTGACCCTGTGGCGTCCGTTCTGGGCCTACGCCGAGTTCGACGTCAAGGACCTGGACGACCCCGAGGGTGCGCTCGGCGATCCCGAGGGCCTGCACTTCATCGCGAACAGCGAGTTCTCGGCTGAGTTCCCGGACGTCGCCGACTGGCTCGGTGGCTTGACCCTGGATGACGACACCTACGGCGCGCTCGAAGGCGCCGTGGCCGTCGACCACGAGGACGACCCGGCCGCCGGCGTCCAGCAGTTCCAGGACGAGAACCCCGACGCGGTGCCCAGCATCGACTGA
- a CDS encoding Trm112 family protein codes for MNTASAPSPALPGWVQQILRCPVTGSALTEQAGPDGIPELVSAEAGPDGARLAYPVCDGIPVLLAHEARRV; via the coding sequence ATGAACACGGCTTCCGCACCCTCCCCGGCCCTGCCCGGCTGGGTCCAGCAGATCCTGCGCTGTCCGGTCACCGGCTCCGCGCTGACCGAGCAGGCAGGGCCTGATGGCATACCGGAGCTGGTCTCCGCCGAGGCCGGCCCGGACGGCGCCCGTCTGGCCTACCCGGTGTGCGACGGCATCCCGGTGCTCCTGGCGCACGAGGCCCGCCGGGTCTGA
- a CDS encoding SH3 domain-containing protein, with product MRHAPSRKIPVTPLAVGAVLTLALAACGGEPEPPEQEPTPEETASPSTPEPTDEDEPDPEATGEEPTTEPTEEDAGDDLLEADEEPRSLQDTTELPPGGTSRAADADLPGDLTPMYFSEPGLADVVFVEHDDVLHVRALPGAEEEIVGEYPPVWRPMLSGREVIFDGGWWAEVELADGYGWVGVSYLAYVPQAAEGNTEDYSDVPPAENPDALAESVGVRTLEAYAENPLPEPRWTIAGIWATDHESHDTRSYIVDVTGPGDDSVGGQRLNLTVADEGEGWSVTGVSTQPICLRGLSEDDLCL from the coding sequence ATGCGACACGCCCCCAGCAGGAAGATCCCCGTCACACCGCTCGCCGTCGGAGCGGTGCTGACCCTCGCGCTCGCGGCATGTGGCGGAGAACCGGAGCCACCGGAGCAGGAACCGACGCCGGAGGAGACGGCCTCCCCGTCAACTCCCGAGCCCACCGACGAGGACGAGCCGGATCCGGAGGCGACGGGTGAGGAACCCACCACTGAGCCCACGGAGGAGGACGCCGGTGATGACCTGCTCGAGGCCGATGAGGAACCGCGGTCCCTCCAGGACACCACCGAGCTGCCACCGGGCGGCACCAGCCGCGCAGCCGACGCCGACCTGCCCGGTGACCTGACCCCGATGTACTTCTCGGAGCCAGGATTGGCCGATGTCGTCTTCGTCGAGCACGACGACGTGCTGCACGTGCGCGCCCTGCCCGGCGCTGAGGAGGAGATCGTGGGCGAGTACCCGCCCGTCTGGCGCCCGATGCTCTCCGGCCGGGAGGTGATCTTCGACGGCGGATGGTGGGCCGAGGTCGAGCTCGCTGACGGGTACGGCTGGGTGGGGGTCTCCTACCTCGCTTACGTGCCGCAGGCCGCCGAGGGCAACACGGAGGACTACTCCGACGTACCGCCGGCAGAGAATCCCGATGCCCTGGCGGAGTCCGTCGGCGTGCGCACGCTGGAGGCCTACGCCGAGAACCCGCTGCCGGAACCCCGGTGGACGATCGCCGGCATCTGGGCCACAGACCACGAGAGTCACGACACCCGCAGCTACATCGTGGACGTCACCGGACCGGGCGATGACTCGGTCGGCGGACAACGCCTTAATCTGACCGTGGCCGATGAAGGAGAGGGCTGGTCCGTGACCGGGGTGTCCACCCAGCCGATCTGCCTGCGCGGGCTGAGCGAGGACGATCTCTGCCTCTGA